ATTGTATatagtttaaatttttatgatattttataaaatatgtcacataaaaaaaatattcctacaTACAACGTATTCTTGGGCCAATCTATATACATATTGCATAAgtattataaaagtaaccagtgCACTGATCTGATTTTGACTGATCGAGGGTTTCAGTATTCTGATGTTAAAATGTGCTTCTATCGGTAAATTAATCCTTAATTTCAGTTAATTCCTCCATATTCACATTAATATCGTAGGTAGTTGGCGCCATTTTTTTTGCCAAACATTTTCTTTATCAATCTTTTAGATGGCCAGTAAGCTTGATGAGAATGGAGTATCGGCAATGTATGCTTTATCTCTTGTTCTTATTTTTCATGGTGAGCCGCCGCCAGAAGCTCGTCTTCTCCGCCGGCGGCTGCTCCTCCCTGGTCTCCTCACCCCTCGTCTCTCCTCGTAGCATATCCAGGAACGTCGGATCATTCTTCCGTACGTTTTTCTCAATTTTCACAGCCTCGGCGCTTAATTCCGCCTTTAATTTCTCAGGGCTCGTATTCTCGACCTTAAACTCGTTAGGGTCTTCAACGAACGCCTGCTGTAGATCCCGCATGATCTTCTTCCGTATAGTCTTCTTCATGCTGAGGTGCCGTTCTAAGGTTTTGACGTCACCGTTTGTGTAGGTGCGGTAGTCGTCCTTCTTTTTCTTGGACTTCTTGCCTTTGTCGTCATCTTCGAAACTTTTGGTATCATATTGCTGGTTGAGACCGAAGATGTCCCGCAGATGCGGGATGGCGCGCTCTGACGTCATTTTGATTTCGTAGGCGACCGCCTCTTGTGCTTAGATCACAGACACCTCATTGTGGGACCTGGAAttgagaaaataaatactttagaAAATGAGTGACATCACACAAGTTTAACCTTAAAAGAAGCATATATCGTGTTATAGTAAGTATATAATGAACCTTAAATAGGGCGCATGTACAATCACCGcgaccaggccgcgtagccaacgtgcaaatcgcttacgctccgtagcgatcgaaacgcaactgttactgtcccactaatatggaagagtgatggagagacacaaagcgattcgttgtcgaagcgatagcgattgtcaccttggctaggctggCAGGTCAGTTCTAACATAAAAAATCACGTTTCTAAagtgctaaaaaaataaatcaggGTGCCTAACTCCTAAATGATCTCGTTTAGTTCACGCAATGTATGCTTAGCATCGTCAGCCTTTATTGATTTTGATGAAGACATTATGGATGAAACAGCAAATAACTTCGCTAAGAAAGTTTCATTCCGATAGTAATAGCTACGTGTTCTGAAAACAGTGAGAAATAATGGCTGTTGATTGTTTTAAGAACACGCAGACTAGGTACTTTTCTATGATCGTAAGTATATCACGCAATTCTGTTAAATGCTTTACTGTGCaggtaataaagtttaaatatctAGAAACGCAGGTAGATACCTACTTGACACtagtagtttaaataataaccaGTAAATTCTATGCACTAGCAACAAAATCATTGGTGTCTGTTTTTACCATTTTCTGGCTCGAATTTGATTCTTATCTATATTAAGAAAAAGGTGTTTTCGTGTATTTGTGCTACAGGTTGATAAAACATTCGTTGTAGACTCTTAACAATAGACATTAACATTTCTATCCCGTTGGAAAAGGCGATAAATCAAGTCTTTTCTTGACGCGCACGCGATTGGTCTCGCGTCAGGAGATGAGTtctttataatttctttaaaattagACAATAACAATCTAGTTACCTAATAATAACAGATAAGTATATACTAATTTTAATGGCACTTATTTAATTTGGTGTGTTAGTTAGGTTAGTAAgttgttatttaatataatgtagGCTAAATCTTAGAATCTAAAGTAGAATTACTTCCTGATGTTGATGATATGATGATGTTTCACAAAAGTGAATGAAGATTACGGcattattacaatttataatgaatttaaatccaGTGTGTGTGGCGGAACAGCTTTGACGCAGGGCAAGCTTTAAGCTACTGCTTAATGACCTGAGTAATTAGCAATTTAATAACTTCACTGAGCCctcgttttgtttttgttattggtTTTGGAGACCATTAATGCAAACATAATAAGAATTAAgttcaaaatagttttttaaattaagttgtGTTTCGCCCTTTGTGTATTtagtgtatatttttatacacattGGCCCATTTTCCTTACGTATAGAAGTAAAAATTATAAGTTATTGAATAACTGTTATATATTGTTAGCGGAATTCATTATAAAGCTATAGATTGTAGTATCTACAGTTAGCTTAGCatcttattatttaaaaaaatattttatttaaactttattgcacaatataacaaataaagtacaaattgcgaacttaatgcctaaaggaattctctaccagtccaccatcaggctaaacagaaaccaTAGTACGTGCaagcattaaacaaaaaaaaaacagaataagtaacttaaaactagcaaaatagcgataaataatatatactaacggtaataaactttcgtaaatatactataattaaatatacatacatatacaatgTGTCCGGTCAACGATGTCGGAGCCGTTAAGGGCGTGTAGTACAATCGATTTCATCGATAAATCaccacgtgtttttttttttaagtcaaggGTAATTAAATGgcggcatttttaatttttcgaacACCTGAGCACGGGTGCTCGTGgtatttttggcattatctgtCAATTTTTCGTCCCacgaatacaaaaaatatcttattggaTGGCTAAACATGTAAGCAATCGATTAAAGCTAATAATTGTATGCAAACATTTCAATAgcaaggcaaaaaaaaatattaaaagtaaataatcagAACAGAAACGCATtactttttcagtttttatttttttatgtaaaaactaggtcgtttacctacattttttttgttttgtgttcgTAGTACAGGATATTGGCTAGACA
This portion of the Cydia pomonella isolate Wapato2018A chromosome 7, ilCydPomo1, whole genome shotgun sequence genome encodes:
- the LOC133519838 gene encoding uncharacterized protein LOC133519838; this translates as MTSERAIPHLRDIFGLNQQYDTKSFEDDDKGKKSKKKKDDYRTYTNGDVKTLERHLSMKKTIRKKIMRDLQQAFVEDPNEFKVENTSPEKLKAELSAEAVKIEKNVRKNDPTFLDMLRGETRGEETREEQPPAEKTSFWRRLTMKNKNKR